One stretch of Haloterrigena salifodinae DNA includes these proteins:
- a CDS encoding TFIIB-type zinc ribbon-containing protein, with protein sequence MNCPRCQGSLEELSLGDVSTTMCPHCGFADIPVEHIREGEEPESWRDAFNRFYES encoded by the coding sequence ATGAACTGTCCACGGTGTCAGGGCTCGCTCGAGGAACTTTCGTTGGGCGACGTCTCGACGACCATGTGTCCCCACTGTGGATTCGCGGACATCCCTGTCGAGCATATCCGTGAGGGGGAGGAGCCGGAATCCTGGCGCGACGCGTTCAACCGGTTTTACGAGAGCTAA
- a CDS encoding METTL5 family protein → MSGPSRRTLARALEALADFADPSPSLEQYLTPPEIAAHIAHQARMQGDLEGWTVDLGTGTGMLAIAASLAGAEGVVGIDVDPEALALARTNAARIDEAGSDGPLEWVRGDAAEPPLSPPVDGDVTVLSNPPFGAQRGNRHADREFLETARSIASVSYTIHNEGSQAFVESYAADAGADVTHAFRAEFPIAKRFEFHTEAETTLEAEVFRIEW, encoded by the coding sequence ATGTCAGGGCCGTCGCGGCGCACGCTCGCTCGAGCGCTCGAAGCGCTCGCCGATTTTGCCGATCCGTCACCCTCCCTCGAGCAGTATCTCACGCCGCCGGAGATCGCCGCCCACATCGCCCACCAGGCGCGGATGCAGGGCGACCTCGAGGGGTGGACCGTCGATCTCGGGACCGGAACCGGGATGCTCGCGATCGCCGCCTCGCTGGCCGGCGCCGAGGGCGTCGTCGGGATCGACGTCGACCCCGAGGCCCTCGCGCTGGCCCGGACCAACGCCGCCCGGATCGACGAGGCGGGTAGCGACGGCCCGCTCGAGTGGGTCCGCGGCGACGCTGCCGAACCGCCGCTGTCGCCGCCCGTCGACGGCGACGTCACTGTCCTCTCGAACCCGCCCTTCGGCGCCCAGCGCGGGAACCGCCACGCCGACCGCGAGTTCCTCGAGACCGCCCGCTCGATCGCAAGCGTCTCCTATACGATCCACAACGAAGGGAGCCAGGCGTTCGTCGAGTCGTACGCGGCCGACGCCGGCGCCGACGTGACCCACGCGTTCCGTGCCGAGTTCCCGATCGCGAAACGGTTCGAGTTTCACACCGAGGCGGAGACGACGCTCGAGGCGGAAGTGTTCCGGATCGAGTGGTA